A region from the Microcella frigidaquae genome encodes:
- a CDS encoding helix-turn-helix transcriptional regulator, producing the protein MSEKTGAMLTLDEWEGRVGDAVRRLRIEAGYDQAGLAERANVSRSAVQGLEQGRGSRLHTLLAVLRALDRLDVLDALLPPEGPTPLEALAAARRATAAPKRARRVGG; encoded by the coding sequence ATGAGTGAAAAAACAGGCGCGATGCTGACGCTCGACGAGTGGGAGGGTCGAGTGGGTGATGCCGTGCGCCGGCTGCGGATCGAGGCGGGGTACGACCAGGCGGGGCTCGCCGAGCGGGCGAACGTGTCGCGGTCGGCGGTGCAGGGGCTCGAGCAGGGGCGCGGGTCGCGGCTGCACACGCTGCTCGCGGTGCTGCGGGCGCTCGATCGCCTCGACGTGCTCGACGCGCTGCTGCCGCCCGAGGGGCCCACGCCGCTCGAGGCACTCGCGGCGGCACGGCGCGCGACGGCAGCACCGAAGCGTGCCCGACGAGTGGGAGGCTGA
- a CDS encoding HipA domain-containing protein: protein MYQPVSVVEVRVWGQTVGAISEVGGAYGFQYTPAWRRGGVELSPLLMPLGSRTSVFRFPGLGRETFQGLPPMIADALPDRFGNSIIDAWLAADGIDRAQITPLDRLAYLGSRGMGALEFVPDRSPAAPVPTALELASLIETARAAVSGTLDNDRHSADALRQIISVGTSAGGARAKAVVTIDDATGEIRPGHALPRPGEGSWLLKFDGVGADHQLGESQQYTRIEYAYSLMARAAGIRMPETRLLAENGRAHFLTRRFDRVLTAQGAERWHLQSLCGLAAVDFTLRGTNDYAQLFTAAAALGLSDDDRTEIFRRMAFNVAAANHDDHSKNHAFLLPPDGDWQLSPAYDITYARDADNIWLRQHLMSVGGRFTDITRADLLAVADRFAVPGAKAALRRIDQALDAWGSFAAEAGVRDEVAAAIGREFTRVG, encoded by the coding sequence GTGTACCAGCCGGTCAGCGTCGTCGAAGTGCGCGTGTGGGGGCAGACCGTCGGCGCCATCAGCGAGGTCGGCGGGGCCTATGGCTTTCAGTACACGCCCGCGTGGCGGCGCGGCGGGGTCGAACTCAGCCCGCTGCTCATGCCGCTCGGCAGCCGCACGAGCGTGTTCCGGTTTCCGGGGCTCGGGCGCGAGACGTTCCAGGGCCTGCCGCCGATGATCGCCGACGCGCTGCCCGACCGCTTCGGCAACAGCATCATCGACGCCTGGCTCGCCGCCGACGGCATCGACCGCGCGCAGATCACGCCGCTCGACCGGCTCGCCTACCTCGGGTCGCGCGGCATGGGGGCGCTCGAATTCGTTCCCGACCGCAGCCCGGCGGCACCGGTGCCGACCGCGCTCGAGCTCGCATCCCTCATCGAAACAGCGCGCGCCGCCGTCAGCGGCACCCTCGATAACGACCGGCACTCGGCCGACGCGCTGCGGCAGATCATCTCGGTCGGCACGAGCGCCGGCGGAGCCCGCGCCAAAGCCGTCGTCACCATCGACGACGCCACCGGCGAGATCCGCCCCGGGCACGCCCTCCCCCGCCCCGGCGAAGGCTCGTGGCTGCTCAAGTTCGACGGCGTCGGTGCCGACCACCAGCTCGGCGAATCGCAGCAGTACACGCGCATCGAATACGCGTACTCGCTCATGGCGCGCGCCGCCGGCATCCGGATGCCCGAGACACGCCTGCTCGCCGAGAACGGCCGCGCGCACTTTCTGACGCGGCGCTTCGACCGCGTGCTGACGGCGCAGGGCGCCGAGCGCTGGCACCTGCAGTCGCTGTGCGGACTCGCGGCCGTCGACTTCACCCTGCGCGGCACCAACGACTATGCGCAGCTGTTCACCGCGGCCGCCGCGCTCGGCCTGAGCGACGACGACCGCACCGAGATCTTCCGGCGGATGGCGTTCAACGTCGCCGCCGCCAACCACGACGACCACAGCAAGAACCACGCCTTCCTGCTGCCGCCCGACGGCGACTGGCAGCTGAGCCCCGCCTACGACATCACCTACGCGCGCGACGCCGACAACATCTGGCTGCGGCAGCACCTCATGAGCGTGGGCGGCCGGTTCACCGACATCACGCGAGCAGACCTGCTCGCCGTCGCCGACCGCTTCGCCGTGCCGGGCGCGAAGGCCGCGCTGCGGCGAATCGATCAGGCGCTCGACGCGTGGGGGTCGTTCGCGGCCGAGGCGGGCGTGCGCGACGAGGTCGCCGCCGCGATCGGGCGCGAGTTCACGCGCGTCGGGTGA
- a CDS encoding DUF433 domain-containing protein, translated as MDTLYLTPLYTQTEATRLIGMPQSTFNTWASGYSTPAGTRMPSFITTSRPGRGYTVPFVGLAEAWIVRAFTRAGVPVSRIRPALETLRTEIGVEHALASDRLKTDGAEILWDLRRNDGMFDDNRLVVLRNGQASFGEIVREHLKRVDYRDGFIAHLSILRADGADITIDPHINFGQPTLSNFGVRVGDVIDRISAGESIAEVAADFSLPTETVSRLALSAA; from the coding sequence GTGGACACGCTCTACTTGACGCCGCTCTACACCCAGACGGAAGCAACTCGACTCATCGGCATGCCTCAGTCGACGTTCAACACGTGGGCTTCCGGCTACTCGACTCCGGCCGGCACGAGAATGCCGAGCTTCATCACAACATCCCGCCCTGGTCGCGGCTACACCGTTCCGTTCGTCGGTCTCGCGGAAGCCTGGATCGTACGTGCCTTCACGCGGGCGGGTGTGCCGGTGTCGCGCATCCGCCCGGCACTCGAGACCCTTCGAACCGAGATCGGTGTCGAGCACGCTCTGGCGAGTGACCGCCTGAAGACCGACGGTGCGGAGATCCTGTGGGACCTCCGGCGAAACGACGGCATGTTCGACGACAACCGACTCGTCGTGCTGCGGAACGGCCAGGCCAGCTTCGGCGAGATCGTTCGTGAGCATCTCAAGCGTGTCGATTACCGCGACGGCTTTATTGCCCATCTCAGCATTCTGAGAGCCGACGGTGCGGACATCACGATCGATCCCCACATCAACTTCGGGCAACCGACGTTGTCAAACTTCGGAGTACGGGTGGGCGATGTGATCGACCGCATTTCGGCGGGGGAGTCGATTGCGGAGGTCGCTGCAGACTTCAGTCTTCCGACCGAAACCGTTTCCCGACTGGCGCTGTCGGCCGCCTGA